A portion of the Marinobacter alexandrii genome contains these proteins:
- a CDS encoding response regulator, which yields MQNPSKILLVDDDPIFLTLAELAIRKENATVEIYKAMNGEEAIDFLKSQSVDIIFLDLNMPVMNGWEFLEALPELTNKGKQIYILTSSIDPSDQRKADENPFVTSMLEKPLDREKIASTLVN from the coding sequence ATGCAAAATCCTAGTAAAATATTACTTGTGGATGATGATCCTATCTTTCTAACGCTAGCTGAGCTAGCGATAAGAAAAGAGAATGCTACTGTGGAAATCTACAAGGCAATGAATGGAGAAGAAGCAATAGATTTTCTTAAGAGTCAATCGGTGGACATTATATTTCTGGATTTAAACATGCCCGTTATGAATGGGTGGGAATTCCTAGAAGCATTACCAGAGTTGACCAACAAGGGTAAACAGATCTATATTCTTACTTCATCTATTGATCCTTCAGATCAGCGCAAAGCTGATGAGAATCCTTTTGTGACTTCCATGCTAGAGAAGCCATTAGATAGAGAGAAGATTGCATCTACTTTAGTGAATTAG
- a CDS encoding ribonuclease HII, translating into MLKPYFQKEKIEAGCDEAGRGCLAGPVVAAAVILPKDYKHKELNDSKQLTKKKLYSLREDVLNDALSWGVGTASPEEIDDINILNASYLAMDRAVEKLKVSPGLLLIDGNRFKTTSEIPFECIIKGDGKFLSIAAASILAKTHRDDLMHKLANEFPGYGWETNVGYPTRVHREGLKEMGSTPHHRLSFQLLPRQLELFPENIGTKTNSLK; encoded by the coding sequence ATGTTAAAACCATATTTTCAGAAGGAAAAGATTGAGGCCGGATGTGATGAAGCAGGAAGAGGTTGCCTTGCTGGTCCAGTTGTTGCTGCTGCTGTGATCCTTCCTAAAGATTATAAACACAAAGAATTAAATGATTCAAAGCAACTCACCAAAAAAAAACTTTATTCTCTCAGAGAGGATGTTTTGAATGATGCCCTCTCATGGGGAGTTGGGACAGCATCTCCAGAAGAAATTGATGATATAAATATTCTTAATGCAAGCTATTTGGCTATGGATCGTGCCGTTGAGAAATTGAAGGTCAGTCCTGGACTTCTACTCATAGATGGAAATCGATTTAAAACTACAAGTGAAATTCCATTCGAATGCATCATCAAAGGGGATGGAAAATTTCTCTCAATTGCAGCTGCGTCCATTCTGGCCAAAACACACCGTGATGATCTGATGCACAAGCTAGCAAATGAATTTCCGGGATATGGCTGGGAAACTAATGTTGGGTATCCCACGAGAGTTCATAGAGAAGGATTAAAAGAAATGGGGAGTACGCCTCATCACCGTTTGAGTTTTCAGTTATTACCAAGACAGCTAGAATTGTTCCCTGAAAATATTGGGACAAAAACTAATTCACTAAAGTAG